In Rhodococcus rhodochrous, a single genomic region encodes these proteins:
- a CDS encoding cupredoxin domain-containing protein, with protein MRIRWGVAAFAMLAATSCAGSPTGPDAEIVVRDVHFAPVDVTVPVGGTVRWTFDDGGVLHHVGSEGEFDSGITPDGSFEHTFTTPGVYEYHCSVHRYMTGTVTVTG; from the coding sequence ATGCGGATCCGGTGGGGCGTGGCCGCGTTCGCGATGCTGGCCGCGACCTCGTGTGCCGGCTCCCCCACCGGGCCGGACGCGGAGATCGTCGTGCGCGACGTGCACTTCGCGCCGGTGGACGTGACCGTACCGGTGGGCGGCACCGTCCGGTGGACGTTCGACGACGGCGGGGTCCTGCACCACGTCGGATCGGAGGGCGAGTTCGACAGCGGCATCACCCCCGACGGGAGCTTCGAACACACCTTCACGACGCCGGGCGTCTACGAGTACCACTGCTCGGTCCACCGGTACATGACCGGAACCGTCACCGTGACCGGGTGA
- a CDS encoding copper resistance protein CopC: MKRILVLLTAVIAALTLSVGSASAHSVVLSSSPEDGEQIAEAPDRVTVTFNENLQEQFAALTVVGPDGNLWSKSDPIIEGATAAVELDGLGPVGEYTIAYRVTSADGHPVSGTRTFTLTQEGTGTPGEAASGDTATGETGAESGESDSSGPAVWWFVVAGVVVVAAGLAFALRKPKA, from the coding sequence ATGAAGCGCATCCTCGTTCTCCTCACCGCGGTGATCGCGGCTCTGACCCTGTCCGTCGGCTCCGCGTCCGCCCACTCGGTGGTGCTGTCGAGCTCGCCCGAGGACGGCGAGCAGATCGCCGAGGCACCCGATCGGGTGACCGTGACGTTCAACGAGAACCTGCAGGAACAGTTCGCGGCCCTGACCGTCGTCGGGCCGGACGGCAACCTGTGGTCGAAGAGCGACCCGATCATCGAGGGTGCGACCGCAGCCGTCGAACTCGACGGCCTCGGCCCCGTGGGCGAGTACACGATCGCCTACCGGGTGACCTCCGCCGACGGACATCCCGTCAGCGGAACCCGCACCTTCACGCTCACCCAGGAGGGAACCGGCACGCCCGGCGAGGCGGCATCCGGTGACACCGCGACCGGCGAGACCGGCGCGGAGTCGGGCGAGAGCGACAGCAGCGGACCGGCCGTGTGGTGGTTCGTCGTCGCAGGTGTCGTCGTGGTCGCCGCAGGTCTCGCCTTCGCGCTGCGCAAGCCGAAGGCCTGA
- a CDS encoding redoxin domain-containing protein, translating into MNTFLLIAVIVLAVAVAALFLMLLALAREIGRVQVRLGPLGARMMDTGPKIAQVGPSFRGLKDHLGREIGVGGHRDKAQLLLFTAPSCSTCKSLLPGVKAMAKAEKDLEVVIISDGTPEEHQNFLAGSGIGAELSYVDARDVGIAYQVGTTPYGVILDEHGKIQAKGLCNHMAQVESLLNALESGTPSLQHLHEAAKTRAAAGL; encoded by the coding sequence GTGAACACCTTCCTGCTGATCGCGGTCATCGTGCTGGCCGTCGCCGTCGCGGCGCTGTTCCTCATGCTGCTCGCCCTCGCTCGTGAGATCGGGCGCGTGCAGGTGCGTCTCGGCCCCCTCGGCGCCCGGATGATGGACACCGGCCCGAAGATCGCCCAGGTCGGTCCGAGCTTCCGCGGCCTGAAGGACCACCTCGGCCGCGAGATCGGCGTCGGTGGCCACCGCGACAAGGCACAGCTGCTGCTGTTCACCGCGCCGTCGTGCTCGACCTGCAAGAGCCTGCTTCCCGGCGTCAAGGCGATGGCGAAGGCGGAGAAGGACCTCGAGGTCGTCATCATCTCGGACGGCACGCCGGAGGAGCACCAGAACTTCCTCGCCGGTTCGGGTATCGGTGCCGAGCTCAGCTACGTCGACGCCCGCGATGTGGGCATCGCCTACCAGGTGGGCACCACTCCGTACGGCGTGATCCTCGACGAGCACGGCAAGATCCAGGCCAAGGGCCTGTGCAACCACATGGCGCAGGTCGAATCCCTCCTCAACGCACTCGAATCCGGTACGCCGTCGCTGCAGCACCTGCACGAGGCAGCCAAGACTCGCGCCGCAGCCGGTCTGTGA
- a CDS encoding methylamine dehydrogenase light chain, with amino-acid sequence MHENRYPVDEATVKEQAEWMAGRGGSFIGRTGRKMSERVSRRSVISKIGRWTMGVSGVALISSLPVTRTALAQEPPAPAPAEPEPFVPVYDGKDPAECEYWRWCNMDGTSCAACNGGGVTTCAPGSRPGAEFWVGCCTHPDTGKTYLIAYYDCCGAPSCSNAFCGEPDMQAIMYNPVSGSFDQEIIWCVSDESQSYTCTMAPIIGEDCQTRPAARPKVGAGS; translated from the coding sequence ATGCACGAGAACCGATATCCGGTGGACGAAGCCACCGTCAAGGAACAGGCCGAATGGATGGCCGGCCGCGGCGGGTCCTTCATCGGCCGCACCGGACGCAAGATGTCCGAGCGGGTCTCCCGCCGTTCGGTGATCAGCAAGATCGGCCGGTGGACGATGGGTGTCTCCGGTGTGGCACTGATCAGTTCGCTGCCCGTCACCCGCACGGCCCTGGCGCAGGAGCCGCCGGCGCCCGCCCCCGCCGAGCCCGAACCGTTCGTTCCGGTCTACGACGGCAAGGATCCCGCCGAGTGCGAGTACTGGCGCTGGTGCAACATGGACGGCACCTCGTGCGCGGCCTGCAACGGCGGCGGTGTCACCACGTGTGCGCCGGGAAGCCGTCCCGGAGCGGAGTTCTGGGTGGGGTGCTGCACGCATCCCGATACCGGTAAGACCTACCTGATCGCCTACTACGACTGCTGTGGGGCACCGTCGTGCTCGAACGCGTTCTGCGGTGAGCCCGACATGCAGGCCATCATGTACAACCCGGTCTCGGGCAGCTTCGACCAGGAGATCATCTGGTGCGTGTCCGACGAATCCCAGTCGTACACCTGCACGATGGCACCGATCATCGGTGAGGACTGCCAGACCCGTCCCGCCGCACGACCGAAGGTGGGCGCCGGATCATGA
- a CDS encoding DUF6474 family protein, with translation MGLFTRKRRATRRAEAKALRTKAKLEARLVAKNRLKNDRRAAKAQAKIDKKLAKSQVKLDQELVRSQAKVEKEQIATLKAQKKAAENQGLTAAKVRRYLGVARLLAPVLVPIVYQAVTALRGQLDSRRAQQLGVPIEELGSFTGHGARLSARIAGAEQSLAKVEQRNPKDAETQKFATATRERLTDLTAAVQTAEQMPAARRKSAHAAISSELDGIEADLLARLGVR, from the coding sequence ATGGGGTTGTTCACACGGAAGCGTCGCGCGACTCGCAGGGCGGAAGCGAAGGCGCTGAGGACCAAGGCGAAGCTCGAGGCCAGGCTGGTCGCGAAGAATCGGCTCAAGAACGACCGGCGGGCAGCGAAGGCCCAGGCGAAGATCGACAAGAAGCTCGCGAAGTCGCAGGTCAAGCTCGACCAGGAACTCGTGAGGTCGCAGGCCAAGGTCGAGAAGGAACAGATCGCGACCCTCAAGGCACAGAAGAAGGCCGCCGAGAACCAGGGACTCACCGCGGCGAAGGTGCGCCGCTATCTCGGCGTCGCGCGTCTGCTCGCGCCGGTGCTCGTCCCGATCGTCTACCAGGCCGTGACGGCGCTGCGCGGTCAGCTCGACTCGCGTCGCGCGCAGCAGCTCGGCGTGCCGATCGAGGAACTGGGTTCGTTCACCGGTCACGGTGCCCGGCTCAGTGCCCGCATCGCGGGTGCGGAGCAGTCGCTCGCGAAGGTCGAGCAGCGCAACCCCAAGGACGCGGAGACGCAGAAGTTCGCCACCGCGACCCGCGAGCGCCTCACCGATCTGACCGCCGCCGTGCAGACGGCCGAGCAGATGCCGGCCGCGCGCCGGAAGTCGGCGCACGCGGCGATCTCGTCGGAACTCGACGGCATCGAAGCGGATCTGCTCGCGCGCCTCGGCGTGCGCTGA
- a CDS encoding multicopper oxidase family protein produces MTRPGTGLVLDRRRFLRLGTLGAGAVGLGALGFGAAACSSGTSGQQAAAAELDYIRPTDPEVAAAEAARTTSGATAAFALAAGVGAVDLGGRIVNTWTYGGAAVAPELRLSKGDRVRVSVDNGLPQETTLHWHGIRIRNDMDGAAPVTQEPIGADGGRFEYDFVAPDPGTYWYHSHSGLQADRGLFGAMIIEDPNDATGADADAVLVLDDWVDGLGTTPDAVLAALNPQVAGHGHAGHGSGPAEYSDADASVAQQITSAGHGDSVPLGGMTQHIAYPLHLINGRPPNDPAMVEAAAGQRLRLRIINAAAETPYRFAVAGHELTVVAVDGFDVQPTTADTVILGMAQRVDVLVTVRSGAWPIVAKVEGRDGYASTVLRSHDAVPMSNPDVGGNIPELNGRLVPESELRPAESVLLEKRDVDRDYRVELIQAGDRYVWGMAGPDAGRLVMKEGERIRITMVNSSPMWHPMHTHGHTFAVPSYGGLRRDTVNVLPGTELAIEFDADNPGEWMFHCHNAYHFEAGMTANLRYIR; encoded by the coding sequence ATGACACGACCCGGTACCGGGCTCGTGCTCGACCGCCGACGCTTCCTCCGCCTGGGCACCCTCGGTGCCGGGGCGGTGGGGCTCGGCGCCCTCGGGTTCGGTGCCGCCGCCTGCAGCTCCGGTACGTCCGGGCAGCAGGCGGCGGCCGCCGAGCTCGACTACATCCGTCCCACCGACCCCGAGGTGGCCGCGGCCGAGGCGGCCCGCACCACCTCGGGGGCGACGGCCGCCTTCGCGCTCGCTGCGGGTGTGGGCGCCGTGGACCTCGGTGGGCGGATCGTGAACACGTGGACCTACGGCGGGGCCGCCGTCGCACCCGAGCTGCGGTTGTCGAAGGGCGACCGTGTGCGGGTGTCGGTGGACAACGGGCTTCCGCAGGAGACCACGCTGCACTGGCACGGCATCCGGATCCGCAACGACATGGACGGTGCGGCTCCGGTCACGCAGGAACCGATCGGCGCCGACGGTGGCCGGTTCGAGTACGACTTCGTCGCACCCGATCCGGGCACCTACTGGTACCACTCGCACAGCGGACTGCAGGCCGACCGCGGCCTGTTCGGGGCCATGATCATCGAGGACCCGAACGACGCGACCGGCGCGGACGCCGACGCGGTTCTCGTGCTCGACGATTGGGTCGACGGTCTGGGCACCACCCCCGACGCGGTCCTGGCCGCGCTCAACCCGCAGGTCGCCGGGCACGGTCACGCCGGGCACGGCTCGGGGCCGGCCGAGTACTCGGACGCCGATGCCTCGGTGGCGCAGCAGATCACGTCGGCGGGCCACGGGGACTCCGTCCCGCTCGGCGGCATGACCCAGCACATCGCGTACCCGCTGCACCTGATCAACGGGCGCCCGCCGAACGATCCCGCCATGGTGGAAGCCGCTGCGGGACAACGGTTGCGACTGCGGATCATCAACGCCGCCGCGGAGACGCCCTACCGCTTCGCCGTGGCCGGCCACGAACTGACCGTCGTCGCCGTGGACGGTTTCGACGTGCAGCCGACGACCGCCGACACCGTGATCCTCGGCATGGCGCAGCGGGTGGACGTGCTCGTCACGGTCCGCTCCGGTGCGTGGCCGATCGTGGCGAAGGTCGAGGGTCGCGACGGCTACGCGTCGACCGTGCTGCGGTCCCACGACGCGGTTCCGATGTCGAACCCCGATGTGGGAGGAAACATCCCGGAGCTGAACGGGCGACTGGTACCCGAGAGCGAACTGCGGCCCGCCGAATCGGTGCTGCTCGAGAAGCGCGACGTCGACCGCGACTACCGCGTCGAGCTGATCCAGGCCGGCGACCGCTACGTGTGGGGCATGGCCGGCCCCGACGCCGGCCGATTGGTGATGAAGGAGGGTGAACGGATCCGGATCACGATGGTCAACTCGTCGCCGATGTGGCATCCCATGCACACCCACGGCCACACCTTCGCCGTACCGAGCTACGGCGGTCTGCGACGCGACACCGTCAACGTGCTTCCGGGGACCGAACTCGCCATCGAGTTCGACGCGGACAATCCGGGCGAGTGGATGTTCCACTGTCACAACGCCTATCACTTCGAGGCAGGAATGACCGCGAATCTGCGGTACATCCGGTGA
- a CDS encoding plastocyanin/azurin family copper-binding protein, protein MKKFLSAVAGTALAMGLLTGCGSADADEPAVVIEVTNMSYSPASVTIEKGQTVQWHFDDSGLPHDVAGDGPLEGDLKSELLTEGTYEYTFDEAGTFTYHCTPHPAMVGTIIVQ, encoded by the coding sequence ATGAAGAAGTTTCTTTCCGCGGTCGCGGGCACGGCACTCGCGATGGGACTGCTGACCGGATGCGGCAGTGCGGACGCCGACGAACCCGCGGTCGTCATCGAGGTGACGAACATGTCGTACAGTCCGGCATCGGTCACCATCGAGAAGGGCCAGACCGTGCAGTGGCACTTCGACGACTCGGGCCTGCCGCACGATGTGGCGGGTGACGGACCGCTCGAAGGTGACCTGAAGAGCGAACTGCTCACCGAGGGCACCTACGAGTACACCTTCGACGAGGCCGGCACGTTCACCTACCACTGCACGCCGCACCCCGCGATGGTCGGCACGATCATCGTCCAGTGA
- a CDS encoding TM0106 family RecB-like putative nuclease, whose product MSQRTAVSLEAAALTRCRHRVYLDATFPDELAGAPENPGARQRQEAAAAHREAIRQTLFDADPDGWVLIAPEGPMSQRAERTLDACRAGADRIWGAVLPSEPDTGRRGRSEILLRDAERGGYIPVIVVNHKVTDPGRGALTTDLFAWAPAADETRKVRSQVRDQMRLAHLYRMLERHGLASPAKVAGAIGYGGDCILVHDLDILVHDLDQILDDYDARLADRLEIARGLTPTAPSQIGECKTCPWWDRCRAELTVTRDVSLVAPGQRAAVLRELEVHTIDGLARWEGEEPEAWPQGSFEDAIVTARAWIAGAPLVRRYRHVHVHRADVEVDIDMESYHEHGAYLWGTLLNSGSSSEYIPFATWEPVPTDDEARSFAEFWRWLSDQRRAAERRGKTFAAYCYSRSAEDKWLLSSARRFHGFPGVPELAEVKAFIGSNEWVDIFQAVTDQFVCPNGKGLKKIAPIAGHHWRDAEAGGEASMSWYREAVGMAGEPDPAQRVRLLEYNEDDVIATKILREWMSDRAVLDIPFVEDL is encoded by the coding sequence GTGTCACAGCGCACAGCCGTCTCCCTCGAGGCCGCTGCGCTGACGAGGTGCCGCCACCGGGTCTATCTCGACGCCACCTTCCCCGACGAACTCGCAGGTGCACCCGAGAATCCGGGTGCGCGGCAACGCCAGGAGGCGGCGGCTGCGCATCGCGAGGCGATCCGTCAGACGTTGTTCGACGCCGACCCGGACGGGTGGGTGCTCATCGCCCCGGAAGGGCCGATGTCGCAGCGCGCCGAGCGCACCCTCGACGCGTGCCGCGCGGGAGCCGACCGCATCTGGGGTGCGGTGCTGCCGAGCGAACCCGACACCGGACGCCGCGGCCGCTCGGAGATCCTGCTGCGCGATGCCGAACGCGGCGGCTACATCCCGGTGATCGTCGTCAACCACAAGGTCACCGATCCCGGACGCGGCGCGCTCACCACCGACCTGTTCGCGTGGGCACCCGCCGCCGACGAGACCCGCAAGGTGCGCAGTCAGGTGCGCGACCAGATGCGCCTCGCGCACCTGTACCGGATGCTCGAACGTCACGGACTCGCGAGCCCCGCGAAGGTCGCCGGCGCGATCGGATACGGCGGCGACTGCATCCTCGTGCACGATCTCGACATCCTCGTGCACGATCTCGACCAGATCCTCGACGACTACGACGCCCGCCTGGCGGACCGACTCGAGATCGCGCGGGGTCTCACTCCGACGGCGCCGTCGCAGATCGGCGAGTGCAAGACCTGCCCGTGGTGGGACCGCTGCCGCGCCGAACTCACCGTCACCCGGGACGTGTCGCTCGTCGCGCCGGGGCAACGCGCCGCCGTGCTGCGCGAACTCGAGGTGCACACCATCGACGGCCTCGCCCGGTGGGAGGGCGAGGAACCCGAGGCGTGGCCGCAGGGTTCGTTCGAGGACGCGATCGTCACGGCGCGGGCGTGGATCGCCGGTGCGCCGCTCGTGCGTCGCTACCGGCACGTGCACGTCCACCGCGCCGACGTCGAGGTCGACATCGACATGGAGAGCTACCACGAGCACGGCGCTTATCTGTGGGGCACGCTGCTCAATTCGGGATCGTCCTCCGAGTACATCCCGTTCGCGACGTGGGAGCCCGTGCCGACCGACGACGAGGCGCGCTCGTTCGCCGAGTTCTGGCGCTGGCTGTCGGACCAGCGGCGCGCGGCCGAACGTCGCGGGAAGACCTTTGCGGCCTACTGCTATTCGCGGTCGGCGGAGGACAAGTGGTTGCTGTCGTCGGCGCGGCGGTTCCACGGATTCCCGGGTGTGCCGGAGCTCGCGGAGGTCAAGGCGTTCATCGGTTCGAACGAGTGGGTCGACATCTTCCAGGCCGTCACCGACCAGTTCGTGTGCCCGAACGGCAAGGGGCTCAAGAAGATCGCACCGATCGCGGGGCATCACTGGCGCGACGCCGAGGCCGGGGGTGAGGCGTCGATGAGCTGGTACCGCGAGGCCGTGGGTATGGCGGGCGAGCCCGATCCGGCGCAGCGTGTGCGGCTGCTCGAGTACAACGAGGACGACGTGATCGCCACGAAGATCCTGCGCGAGTGGATGAGCGATCGCGCGGTGCTCGACATCCCGTTCGTCGAGGACCTGTAG
- a CDS encoding MauE/DoxX family redox-associated membrane protein — protein sequence MLWVLIASIVGGTLLLAGIPKTRDRQGLLRTVRGYKLLPAPLEEAASFALPWAEIVLGVALVTGIAGRWAAAGAALLFLCFFGGLTINLLRGRRDLDCGCFAFGSHDVPRIGWFHAVRAGAFVLVSAALALVPAGAPSLAEHLLAVALAALVLVVVVTAVQLRSIVHPGRRPVDDHLTKASIELRAASTLSRY from the coding sequence ATGCTGTGGGTGCTGATCGCATCGATCGTCGGAGGCACGCTGTTGCTCGCCGGCATCCCCAAGACCCGGGACCGCCAGGGTCTGTTGCGCACGGTGCGCGGGTACAAGCTGCTGCCCGCCCCGCTCGAGGAAGCGGCGTCGTTCGCGCTGCCGTGGGCCGAGATCGTCCTCGGTGTCGCGCTCGTCACGGGCATCGCCGGACGGTGGGCGGCCGCAGGCGCCGCGCTGCTGTTCCTGTGCTTCTTCGGTGGCCTGACGATCAACCTCCTCCGAGGCCGTCGTGACCTCGACTGCGGCTGCTTCGCATTCGGTTCGCACGACGTCCCGCGGATCGGGTGGTTCCACGCGGTGCGGGCCGGCGCGTTCGTGCTCGTCTCCGCAGCCCTGGCCCTCGTTCCCGCCGGCGCACCGTCGCTCGCCGAGCACCTCCTCGCCGTCGCGCTCGCCGCGCTCGTGCTGGTCGTGGTCGTCACCGCGGTGCAGTTGCGGTCGATCGTGCATCCGGGCCGGCGCCCGGTCGACGACCACCTGACGAAGGCCTCGATCGAACTCCGTGCCGCCTCGACCCTCTCGCGGTACTGA
- a CDS encoding YcnI family protein: MFEFSRRALVGATATAALMVAGAGIASAHVTVVAPGAEQGGYTVLTFRVPTESETAGTTAVTVELPGLRSARTEPLPGWTATVEKDPESQLATSVTWTAEPDVQVGPGQFQQFVLSVGPLPEEDEVSFPAIQTYSDGEVVAWDEIATGDEEPERPAPNLTLAASSGDGHGGSGDAHATDTGQTAAASDGTTTDSTARWLGGIGLVLGALGAALGLGAVIRGRRA; the protein is encoded by the coding sequence ATGTTCGAGTTCTCCCGTCGCGCCCTCGTGGGCGCGACAGCAACCGCTGCGCTGATGGTCGCGGGCGCCGGCATCGCCTCCGCCCACGTCACCGTCGTCGCACCCGGAGCCGAGCAGGGCGGTTACACCGTCCTGACGTTCCGGGTCCCCACCGAGTCCGAGACCGCCGGCACGACGGCCGTCACCGTCGAGCTTCCGGGCCTGCGCTCGGCGCGCACCGAGCCGTTGCCCGGCTGGACGGCGACCGTCGAGAAGGATCCCGAATCGCAGCTCGCGACCTCCGTGACGTGGACCGCCGAGCCGGACGTGCAGGTCGGGCCGGGACAGTTCCAGCAGTTCGTCCTGTCCGTCGGGCCGCTGCCCGAGGAGGACGAGGTCTCCTTCCCCGCGATCCAGACCTACAGCGACGGCGAGGTCGTGGCGTGGGATGAGATCGCGACCGGCGACGAGGAGCCCGAGCGTCCCGCCCCGAACCTGACCCTCGCGGCGAGCAGCGGTGACGGGCACGGCGGCAGCGGCGACGCGCACGCCACCGACACCGGGCAGACCGCTGCGGCGTCGGACGGCACCACCACCGACAGCACCGCGCGGTGGCTCGGTGGTATCGGCCTGGTGCTCGGCGCGCTCGGTGCCGCACTCGGCCTCGGCGCCGTGATCCGGGGGCGGCGGGCATGA